The following are encoded together in the bacterium genome:
- a CDS encoding S9 family peptidase yields MRRLPFLSFLAPALFAAAAFAAPADAPHPFDVHDLVAMQRISEPQVSPDGKQVVFVLRTTDLAANKGRYDLWMVGIDGAGLRQLTFGPEAESNPRWAPDGKSIYFLSTRGGSSQVFRLRLDGGEAEQATRLPLDVDNFIVSPDGGRLLVSIAVFPDCADLACTKDKLEKQEKAPASGRLYTKLFFRHWDTWDTGQRSHLFVVPVAGGAPIDLMKGMDADSPSRPFGGTDEYTFAPDGKNVVFSAKNVGREEAWSTNFDLWLVPADGSAAPKNITAANKAWDTAPLFTPDGKTLVYKAMSRPGFEADRFRIMVRDWATGAERELAPAWDRSAGDMFFSADGKTLFVSADDLGHHPLFALDMATGAATRLTKYGTVAAAMRAGDKLLVALDHLRSPDELYTLKTDGAEFKAITAVNKDRLAAVGFGEPEQFTFVGAHGDTVHAWIVKPVGFDPAKKYPIAFLIHGGPQGSFGNDFHYRWNPQTYAARGYAALMVDFHGSTGYGQKFTDAIRGDWGGAPLEDLQKGLAAALAKYPWLDGGRACALGASYGGYMINWIAGAWPDGFKCLVVHDGNLDEQFAYYDTEELWFPEWEHGGTPWDNQAGYQKHNPINLVKNWKTPVLVVHGGKDYRVVETGGMGVFTAAQRKGIPSEFLYLPDENHWVLKPQNSILWHDTVLGWLDRWTK; encoded by the coding sequence ATGCGACGTCTCCCGTTCCTTTCGTTCCTCGCGCCGGCGCTGTTCGCGGCCGCGGCCTTCGCCGCCCCCGCCGACGCGCCTCACCCGTTCGACGTCCACGACCTCGTGGCGATGCAACGGATCTCCGAGCCTCAAGTCTCCCCCGACGGCAAGCAGGTCGTCTTCGTGCTGCGCACGACCGATCTCGCCGCCAACAAGGGACGCTACGACCTCTGGATGGTCGGGATCGACGGCGCCGGGCTGCGCCAGTTGACCTTCGGCCCCGAGGCGGAGTCGAACCCGCGCTGGGCGCCGGACGGCAAGTCGATCTACTTCCTCTCGACGCGCGGCGGCTCCTCGCAGGTCTTCCGCCTGCGGCTCGACGGCGGCGAGGCGGAGCAGGCGACGCGCCTGCCGCTCGACGTGGACAACTTCATCGTCTCCCCCGACGGCGGCCGTCTCCTCGTCTCGATCGCCGTCTTCCCGGACTGCGCCGACTTGGCCTGCACCAAGGACAAGCTGGAGAAGCAGGAGAAGGCGCCGGCCAGCGGCCGCCTCTACACCAAGCTCTTCTTCCGCCACTGGGACACGTGGGACACCGGCCAGCGCTCGCACCTCTTCGTCGTGCCGGTCGCCGGCGGCGCCCCGATCGACCTGATGAAGGGGATGGACGCCGACAGCCCGTCGCGCCCGTTCGGCGGAACCGATGAATACACCTTCGCGCCCGACGGCAAGAACGTCGTCTTCAGCGCCAAGAACGTCGGCCGCGAAGAGGCGTGGTCCACCAACTTCGACCTCTGGCTCGTCCCGGCCGACGGCTCGGCCGCGCCGAAGAACATCACCGCCGCCAACAAGGCGTGGGACACCGCGCCGCTCTTCACGCCCGACGGCAAGACGCTCGTCTACAAGGCGATGTCGCGCCCCGGCTTCGAGGCCGACCGCTTCCGGATCATGGTCCGCGACTGGGCGACCGGCGCCGAGCGCGAACTCGCCCCGGCGTGGGACCGCTCCGCCGGCGACATGTTCTTCTCCGCCGACGGCAAGACCCTCTTCGTCTCCGCCGACGACCTCGGCCACCATCCGCTCTTCGCCCTCGACATGGCCACCGGCGCCGCGACGCGGCTGACGAAGTACGGCACCGTGGCCGCGGCGATGCGCGCGGGCGACAAGCTGCTCGTCGCGCTCGACCACCTGCGCTCCCCCGACGAGCTCTACACGCTCAAGACCGACGGCGCGGAGTTCAAGGCGATCACCGCGGTCAACAAGGACCGCCTCGCGGCCGTCGGCTTCGGCGAGCCGGAGCAGTTCACCTTCGTCGGCGCCCACGGCGACACGGTCCACGCCTGGATCGTCAAGCCGGTCGGCTTCGACCCGGCGAAGAAGTACCCGATCGCCTTCCTGATCCACGGCGGGCCGCAGGGCTCGTTCGGCAACGACTTCCACTACCGCTGGAACCCGCAGACCTACGCCGCCCGCGGCTACGCCGCGCTGATGGTCGACTTCCACGGCTCGACCGGCTACGGGCAGAAGTTCACCGACGCGATCCGCGGCGACTGGGGCGGCGCGCCGCTCGAGGACCTGCAGAAAGGGCTCGCCGCGGCGCTGGCCAAGTACCCGTGGCTCGACGGCGGCCGCGCCTGCGCGCTCGGCGCTTCGTACGGCGGCTACATGATCAACTGGATCGCCGGCGCGTGGCCCGACGGCTTCAAGTGCCTCGTCGTGCACGACGGCAACCTCGACGAGCAGTTCGCCTACTACGACACCGAGGAGCTCTGGTTCCCGGAGTGGGAGCACGGCGGCACGCCGTGGGACAACCAGGCCGGCTACCAGAAGCACAACCCCATCAACCTCGTGAAGAACTGGAAGACGCCGGTGCTCGTCGTCCACGGCGGCAAGGACTACCGCGTCGTCGAGACCGGCGGCATGGGCGTCTTCACCGCCGCGCAGCGGAAGGGGATCCCCAGCGAGTTCCTCTACCTGCCCGACGAGAACCACTGGGTGCTCAAGCCGCAGAACAGCATCCTCTGGCACGACACGGTGCTGGGTTGGCTTGACCGCTGGACCAAGTAG